A single window of Archangium gephyra DNA harbors:
- a CDS encoding GspE/PulE family protein — MPAPVTPPAAPPSRSRTDFSLAFVLEALVSQRVLTADQAQNIATREAAARARVLKNKGIVGTDAARYEVSPVEIVTAFQVPLADGRGVLDEDRVTELVARASGLPYKKIDPLKLDMALATRTVSRPFAQKHVLLPLEKAQDGRLVVAVANPFDKELFESIHVLTGMPIEPVFSSKTDILKAIADVYGFKRTLAKAADDFTNNSHNSPQVSNFEQLVTLSGRQELDAADQPVVQAVDYMLRYAFDNRASDIHIEPKRNTSLVRLRIDGVLHPVYTLPAGVHPPIVSRVKTLARIDISEKRKPQDGRIKTERDGREVELRVSTLPTAFGEKVVIRVFDPETLVQDIAQLGFDPDEKRVFESWIDQPHGIILVTGPTGSGKTTTLYSALKAVAGPDVNVVTIEDPIEMVWDGFNQVQVQPKVGLDFANALRSILRQDPDVIMVGEIRDAETAENAVQAALTGHLVLSTLHTNDAIGAVARLKDLGVPPFLLAQSLIGMMAQRLLRRVCPHCAQPTTLTPDELTLLGAPIPLLPGGVNIVKGAGCPRCRGTGYWGRTGAFEIVNLNNDLREQISRGGNHQQMLDAARRGGTRTLREAAVRKLAMGLTSFDEVVRMTSVS; from the coding sequence TTGCCAGCGCCCGTGACCCCGCCTGCTGCTCCGCCGAGCCGGAGCAGGACCGACTTCTCCCTCGCCTTCGTCCTCGAGGCGCTCGTCTCGCAGCGGGTCCTCACCGCCGACCAGGCGCAGAACATCGCCACCCGCGAGGCCGCCGCCCGCGCCCGGGTCCTCAAGAACAAGGGCATCGTCGGCACGGACGCCGCCCGCTACGAGGTCTCCCCGGTGGAGATCGTCACCGCCTTCCAGGTGCCCCTGGCCGACGGCCGCGGGGTGCTCGATGAGGACCGCGTCACCGAGCTCGTCGCCCGGGCCTCGGGCCTGCCCTACAAGAAGATCGATCCGCTCAAGCTGGACATGGCGCTGGCCACCCGCACCGTGTCGCGCCCCTTCGCGCAGAAGCACGTGCTGCTGCCGCTGGAGAAGGCCCAGGATGGCCGGCTCGTTGTGGCCGTGGCCAACCCCTTCGACAAGGAGCTCTTCGAGAGCATCCACGTGCTCACCGGCATGCCCATCGAGCCGGTGTTCTCCTCGAAGACGGACATCCTCAAGGCCATCGCGGACGTCTACGGCTTCAAGCGCACGCTGGCGAAGGCCGCGGATGACTTCACCAACAACTCCCACAACTCGCCGCAGGTCAGCAACTTCGAGCAGCTCGTCACGCTCAGCGGCCGCCAGGAGCTGGACGCGGCGGATCAGCCCGTGGTGCAGGCCGTGGACTACATGCTGCGCTACGCCTTCGACAACCGCGCCTCGGACATCCACATCGAGCCCAAGCGCAACACCTCGCTGGTGCGCCTGCGCATCGACGGCGTGCTGCACCCCGTGTACACGCTGCCGGCCGGCGTGCACCCGCCCATCGTCTCGCGTGTGAAGACGCTCGCGCGCATCGACATCTCCGAGAAGCGCAAGCCCCAGGACGGCCGCATCAAGACCGAGCGCGATGGCCGCGAGGTGGAGCTCCGCGTCTCCACGCTGCCCACCGCCTTCGGCGAGAAGGTGGTCATCCGTGTCTTCGATCCCGAGACCCTGGTGCAGGACATCGCCCAGCTCGGCTTCGACCCGGACGAGAAGCGCGTCTTCGAGTCGTGGATCGACCAGCCCCACGGCATCATCCTCGTCACCGGCCCCACGGGCAGCGGCAAGACGACGACGCTCTACTCGGCGCTCAAGGCCGTGGCCGGTCCGGACGTGAACGTCGTCACCATCGAAGACCCCATCGAAATGGTGTGGGACGGCTTCAACCAGGTGCAGGTGCAGCCCAAGGTGGGGCTGGACTTCGCCAACGCGCTGCGCAGCATCCTGCGCCAGGACCCGGACGTCATCATGGTGGGAGAGATCCGTGACGCGGAGACGGCGGAGAACGCCGTGCAGGCCGCGCTCACGGGCCACCTGGTGCTCTCCACGCTGCACACCAACGACGCCATCGGCGCGGTGGCGCGCTTGAAGGACCTGGGCGTGCCGCCCTTCCTGCTGGCGCAGAGCCTCATCGGCATGATGGCCCAGCGTCTGTTGCGGCGCGTGTGCCCCCACTGCGCGCAGCCCACGACGCTCACGCCGGACGAGCTGACCCTGCTGGGCGCGCCCATCCCGCTGCTGCCGGGTGGGGTGAACATCGTCAAGGGCGCCGGGTGTCCGCGCTGCCGCGGCACCGGCTACTGGGGCCGCACGGGTGCCTTCGAGATCGTCAATCTGAACAACGATCTGCGCGAGCAGATCTCCCGGGGCGGTAATCATCAGCAGATGCTGGACGCGGCGCGCCGGGGCGGTACGCGCACCCTGCGCGAGGCGGCGGTGCGCAAGCTGGCCATGGGCCTCACCTCCTTCGACGAGGTGGTGCGCATGACCTCCGTGTCCTGA
- a CDS encoding uroporphyrinogen-III synthase has translation MVTRPRERSEELCFLLEDEGAEVLHVPLLELLPPEDPRPLVAAAESIQRYKWVVFASPSAVEAFMEALREAGTVGLLSRVRIAVVGPRTARTVDGFGLNVAVESPEGTGAALYEVMRPGLEPEDEVLLPAAEEGRRELEDALREHGARVTRVTAYRSRPAPLPPEAQALLASSPPDVALFASPRTAEAFLEAVGREGLGAARLVAIGPTTAAALTHLGLPVASVAERPTPEALVEATVRAIRG, from the coding sequence CTGGTGACGCGACCCCGTGAACGCTCGGAGGAGCTGTGCTTCCTCCTGGAGGACGAGGGCGCGGAAGTCCTGCATGTGCCGCTGCTGGAGCTGTTGCCTCCAGAGGATCCGCGTCCGCTGGTGGCGGCCGCGGAATCCATCCAGCGCTACAAGTGGGTGGTGTTCGCGAGCCCCTCGGCGGTGGAGGCCTTCATGGAGGCACTGCGCGAGGCGGGCACGGTGGGGTTGCTGTCGCGGGTGCGCATCGCCGTGGTGGGTCCGCGCACCGCGCGCACCGTGGACGGCTTCGGGCTGAACGTGGCCGTCGAGTCCCCCGAGGGCACGGGCGCCGCGCTCTACGAGGTCATGCGCCCGGGGCTGGAGCCGGAGGACGAGGTGCTGCTCCCGGCCGCGGAGGAGGGCCGCCGCGAGCTGGAGGACGCGCTGCGCGAGCATGGCGCGCGGGTGACGCGGGTGACGGCGTACCGCTCCCGGCCCGCGCCCCTGCCGCCCGAGGCCCAGGCGCTGCTCGCGTCCTCGCCGCCCGATGTGGCCCTGTTCGCCTCGCCGCGCACCGCGGAGGCCTTCCTGGAGGCGGTGGGGCGCGAGGGGCTCGGAGCGGCCCGGCTGGTGGCCATTGGCCCCACCACGGCGGCGGCGCTGACGCACCTGGGGTTGCCGGTGGCCTCGGTGGCCGAGCGGCCCACCCCCGAGGCGCTGGTCGAGGCCACCGTCCGGGCCATTCGCGGGTAG
- a CDS encoding MFS transporter — protein MSEARRVQRTYLLLTLLSTLAASFIWGINTLFLLDAGLSNAEAFAANAFFTAGQVLFEIPTGVVADTWGRRTSYLLGTLTLLVSTLLYVAMWWAHAPMWGWAISSILLGLGFTFFSGATEAWLVDALTFHGARDTLESVLARGQTMEGAAMLIGSVVGGVVAQLTHLGVPYVLRSVLLGVTLAVAFVSMKDLGFTPERGKGPLETVRAVVRGSLDHGLRNPPARWLMLSAPFTMGVAMFSFYAFQPYLLQLYGDTRAFWIAGLAAAIVAGCELVAGLIAPHVRTLFSRRTHGVLVATALGAGCLALIGWTTRFWVAIAALVVSALAQAATRPMRQAYLNGVIPSGQRATVLSFDNLMGSAGGVVVQPVLGRVSDVSGYASAYVVSAAIQAMSLPFLVLARREHAPPDRIGRE, from the coding sequence TTGAGCGAGGCGAGACGCGTCCAGCGCACCTATCTGCTGCTGACCCTGCTGTCGACGCTGGCGGCCTCCTTCATCTGGGGCATCAACACGCTGTTCCTGCTGGACGCGGGGCTCAGCAACGCCGAGGCCTTCGCCGCCAATGCGTTCTTCACCGCGGGGCAGGTGCTCTTCGAGATTCCCACCGGAGTGGTGGCGGACACCTGGGGCAGACGCACCTCGTATCTGCTCGGCACCCTCACCTTGCTGGTGTCCACGCTGCTCTACGTGGCCATGTGGTGGGCCCATGCACCGATGTGGGGCTGGGCCATCTCATCCATCCTCCTTGGCCTCGGCTTCACGTTCTTCTCCGGCGCCACCGAGGCCTGGCTGGTCGATGCGCTCACCTTCCACGGTGCCAGGGACACTCTCGAATCGGTGCTCGCCAGGGGCCAGACCATGGAGGGTGCGGCCATGTTGATCGGCTCGGTCGTGGGGGGCGTCGTCGCCCAGTTGACCCACCTGGGGGTGCCCTATGTGCTCCGGTCGGTCCTGCTCGGTGTCACACTCGCCGTGGCCTTCGTCTCGATGAAGGATCTCGGCTTCACCCCCGAGCGCGGAAAGGGTCCGCTGGAAACGGTGCGAGCGGTGGTTCGCGGGTCACTCGACCACGGCTTGCGCAACCCCCCGGCGCGATGGCTGATGCTGTCAGCCCCCTTCACCATGGGGGTGGCGATGTTCTCCTTCTACGCCTTCCAGCCCTACCTGCTTCAGCTCTACGGTGACACGCGCGCGTTCTGGATCGCCGGTCTGGCGGCGGCCATCGTCGCCGGGTGCGAGCTCGTCGCGGGGTTGATCGCTCCCCACGTGCGCACGTTGTTCAGCCGGCGCACGCACGGGGTGCTCGTCGCCACGGCCCTGGGCGCTGGCTGTCTGGCCCTCATCGGATGGACGACGCGCTTCTGGGTGGCGATCGCCGCGCTGGTCGTCTCGGCGCTGGCCCAGGCGGCCACCCGGCCCATGCGGCAGGCGTACCTGAATGGCGTCATTCCCTCCGGACAACGCGCGACCGTTCTGTCCTTCGACAACTTGATGGGCTCCGCCGGAGGCGTGGTGGTGCAACCCGTGCTGGGACGCGTGTCCGACGTCTCCGGCTATGCCTCGGCCTATGTCGTCAGCGCCGCCATCCAGGCCATGTCGTTGCCCTTCCTGGTGCTGGCCCGGAGAGAGCACGCGCCCCCGGATCGCATTGGACGAGAGTAG
- the hemC gene encoding hydroxymethylbilane synthase yields the protein MKAVRIATRQSPLALWQARHVASLLSQVHPGLECTLVEMTTAGDRFLSAPLSTVGGKGLFVKEIEQSLLDGRADLAVHSLKDMTSVLPAGLLLAAVPKREDPRDAFCSPAGLSLEMLPKGARVGTSSLRRSCILRSRRPDLEIISLRGNVQTRLARTREMGLHGAVLAFAGLKRLGLETEITEVLPTSVSLPAVGQGVLAIQCRTEDSGVRGLLAALEDDTTRIAVTAERAFMARLEGGCTVPLAGHATVEGGTVLLRGLVGRPDGTKVVEGERSGPVETALAVGEALAEELLSRGAAEILRDFGRAHPVPES from the coding sequence ATGAAGGCCGTACGCATCGCCACGCGGCAGAGCCCGCTGGCCCTCTGGCAGGCCCGGCACGTGGCCTCGTTGCTCAGCCAGGTGCACCCCGGACTGGAGTGCACCCTGGTGGAGATGACCACCGCGGGAGACCGCTTCCTCTCCGCGCCCCTGTCCACCGTGGGCGGCAAGGGCCTGTTCGTGAAGGAGATCGAGCAGTCGCTGCTCGATGGCCGCGCGGACCTGGCCGTGCACAGCCTCAAGGACATGACGTCCGTGCTGCCCGCGGGCCTGCTGCTGGCGGCGGTGCCCAAGCGGGAGGATCCACGCGACGCCTTCTGCAGCCCGGCGGGCCTGTCGCTGGAGATGCTGCCCAAGGGCGCGCGCGTGGGCACGTCCTCGCTGCGGCGCAGCTGCATCCTGCGCTCCCGGCGGCCGGACCTGGAGATCATCAGCCTGCGCGGCAACGTGCAGACGCGGCTGGCGCGCACGCGGGAGATGGGACTGCACGGCGCGGTGCTCGCCTTCGCGGGCCTCAAGCGGCTGGGGCTGGAGACGGAGATCACCGAGGTGCTGCCCACCAGCGTGAGTCTGCCGGCGGTGGGGCAGGGGGTGCTCGCCATCCAGTGCCGGACCGAGGACTCTGGGGTGCGCGGCCTGCTCGCGGCGCTGGAGGACGACACCACGCGCATCGCGGTGACGGCCGAGCGCGCCTTCATGGCCCGGCTGGAGGGCGGGTGCACCGTGCCGCTGGCTGGACACGCCACCGTGGAGGGCGGCACCGTCCTCCTGCGGGGGCTGGTGGGACGGCCGGACGGCACGAAGGTGGTGGAGGGCGAGCGCAGTGGTCCGGTGGAGACGGCGCTCGCGGTGGGCGAGGCGCTCGCCGAGGAGCTGCTCTCGCGCGGCGCGGCGGAGATCCTCCGGGACTTCGGCCGCGCTCATCCCGTGCCGGAGTCCTGA
- the hemA gene encoding glutamyl-tRNA reductase: MEFLCIGLSHRTAPLGVRERLALPETRQVELLQRLAQSPNEAFLVSTCNRVELYLAAPDMNRVRESARDELQQLGGPEALEHLYEHRGEDALVHLFRVAASLDSMVLGEAQILGQVKEAFEKGQGVGAVRGELTRVCAAAFGCAKRVRTETAIGRAATSMASAAVSLASKVFDGLKDKTVLLVGAGEMAELAARHLKQAGATKLLVANRTLARAEALAAEVGATARPYEELFTLLAAADVVVCSTASPVPIFTKENVGAVGKARKHRTLFMVDLAVPRDIAPEVGELDWVHAYDVDDIQKFVAENAAARAEEAQKAGVLVAQEVARFVRDRAVRNGVPVLAQLRQRGEAIARAEVERTLATMGDGLTDKQRKSVEAMARAIVNKLLHEPTAKLRAVGPEHEANRLAGAAAELFGLEEASPSTGTAGPNVVANGGKG, from the coding sequence ATGGAGTTCCTGTGCATCGGCCTGTCGCACCGGACGGCACCGCTCGGGGTGCGTGAGCGGCTCGCGCTTCCGGAGACCCGGCAGGTGGAATTGCTGCAGCGGCTGGCCCAGTCGCCCAACGAGGCGTTCCTCGTGTCCACCTGCAACCGGGTGGAGCTGTACCTGGCCGCGCCGGACATGAACCGGGTGCGCGAGAGCGCCCGCGACGAGCTGCAGCAGCTGGGCGGCCCGGAGGCGCTGGAGCACCTGTACGAGCACCGCGGCGAGGACGCGCTGGTGCACCTCTTCCGGGTGGCGGCGAGCCTGGACTCCATGGTGCTGGGCGAGGCGCAGATTCTGGGCCAGGTGAAGGAGGCCTTCGAGAAGGGGCAGGGCGTGGGCGCGGTGCGCGGCGAGCTGACGCGCGTGTGCGCGGCGGCGTTCGGCTGCGCCAAGCGGGTGCGCACGGAGACGGCGATTGGCCGGGCCGCCACCTCCATGGCCAGCGCGGCCGTGTCGCTGGCGAGCAAGGTGTTCGACGGGCTGAAGGACAAGACGGTGCTGCTGGTGGGCGCGGGCGAGATGGCGGAGCTGGCGGCGCGTCACCTGAAGCAGGCGGGTGCCACGAAGCTGCTGGTGGCCAACCGGACGCTGGCGCGTGCCGAGGCGCTCGCGGCCGAGGTGGGAGCCACCGCGCGTCCCTACGAGGAGCTGTTCACGCTGCTGGCCGCGGCGGACGTGGTGGTGTGCAGCACGGCCTCGCCAGTGCCCATCTTCACCAAGGAGAACGTGGGCGCGGTGGGCAAGGCGCGCAAGCACCGGACGCTCTTCATGGTGGACCTGGCCGTGCCGCGCGACATCGCCCCCGAGGTGGGGGAGCTGGACTGGGTGCACGCCTACGACGTGGACGACATCCAGAAGTTCGTCGCGGAGAACGCCGCCGCCCGCGCCGAGGAGGCGCAGAAGGCGGGCGTGCTGGTGGCCCAGGAAGTGGCGCGCTTCGTGCGTGACCGGGCCGTGCGCAACGGCGTGCCCGTGCTCGCCCAGCTGCGCCAGCGCGGCGAGGCCATCGCCCGGGCCGAGGTGGAGCGCACGCTCGCCACCATGGGTGACGGCCTCACGGACAAACAGCGCAAGAGTGTCGAGGCGATGGCGCGTGCCATCGTCAACAAGCTGCTCCATGAGCCCACGGCGAAGCTGCGCGCGGTGGGCCCGGAGCACGAGGCCAACCGGCTGGCCGGTGCCGCCGCCGAGCTCTTCGGGCTCGAGGAAGCGTCCCCGTCCACGGGGACGGCCGGCCCCAACGTCGTGGCCAACGGAGGCAAGGGATGA
- a CDS encoding cytochrome C assembly family protein gives MNHALVSLACHAYVVAALVYLVYLVRQMDALATGGRVLVGTGLALHGVALVGLFGAQGGRPVGVAQGFSTFAFLLLAIFLVVDVCYRKPVIGAFITPLAVAVLLPGLLLDGGQVLSPDVQRPLLPVHITIALLGMAASAVAAGVAVMYLLMERQVKGKRFGLLFSRLPSLEFLDTLNRRLVVVGFIALSVTLVTGAFFSSAAPGFFWTWTSKQIATLVAWAVFAALVGARSFGGWRGRRVALLTMTGFGLLLVSFLSSYDFIHVSGGWR, from the coding sequence ATGAACCACGCGCTGGTCTCCCTCGCCTGCCACGCCTATGTCGTCGCGGCGTTGGTCTACCTCGTCTACCTCGTCCGGCAGATGGACGCGCTCGCCACCGGCGGCCGTGTGCTGGTGGGCACGGGGCTGGCCCTGCACGGGGTGGCCCTCGTCGGGCTCTTCGGAGCGCAGGGAGGCCGTCCGGTCGGGGTGGCCCAGGGCTTCTCCACCTTCGCCTTCCTGCTGCTGGCCATCTTCCTGGTGGTGGATGTGTGCTACCGCAAGCCGGTGATCGGCGCCTTCATCACCCCGCTGGCGGTGGCCGTGCTGTTGCCGGGCCTGCTGCTGGATGGGGGGCAGGTGCTGAGCCCGGACGTGCAGCGGCCGCTGTTGCCGGTGCACATCACCATCGCCCTGCTGGGCATGGCGGCCTCGGCGGTGGCCGCGGGCGTGGCGGTCATGTACCTGCTGATGGAGCGGCAGGTGAAGGGCAAGCGCTTCGGCCTGCTCTTCTCGCGCCTGCCCTCGCTGGAGTTCCTCGACACCCTCAACCGCCGGCTGGTGGTGGTGGGGTTCATCGCCCTGTCGGTGACGCTCGTCACCGGGGCCTTCTTCTCCAGCGCCGCGCCGGGCTTCTTCTGGACGTGGACGTCCAAGCAGATCGCCACGCTGGTGGCCTGGGCCGTGTTCGCCGCGCTCGTGGGCGCGCGCTCCTTTGGCGGGTGGCGGGGCCGGCGTGTCGCGCTGTTGACCATGACGGGGTTTGGCTTGCTGCTGGTGTCCTTCCTCTCGTCGTATGACTTCATCCACGTCAGTGGGGGGTGGCGCTAG